GATGAAGTCATGGCCGTTCATCAGGCGCGGGGGCGCCAGCGGATACAGGTAGTAGCCGAGGAGGGCCACCGCCGTCGTCGCGAAAAGCACCATGCGCGTGGCCGCGTACCGTCCCGGATGGCTGCGGAACAGCCAGACCAGGACACCGAGCGTCACCACGAAGTGCAGCGTCGCGTAGTAGTAGTTCATGCCGACGATGAGCCATGTCACCGAGTTCACCGCGTGGTTGACGCTCTGCTCCACGGCGATCCCGAGATGCTGCTCCGCCTGCCAGATCCAGTCGGCGTTCCGCAGGGCCTGGGACTTCTGCTCCGGCACCGCGTTGCGGACCAGGGAGTACGTCCAGTAACTCACCGCGATGAGCAGGATCTCGAACCAGAGCCGAGGGCGCCGGGGCGTGCGGAGGCGACGCAGGAATGCCCGCCCATTGCGGTCTTCTCGCTCGCCCGCGATGGGTGATGTGGTGGGCCGCTGCTGGCCTTCCAGTGTCGTCACAGTCATCTCACCCATAGGCACAGAGTCTGCCAGATACCGACCCTCCGACCGATCATCCCAAGGTCTGGTTCAGGCCGCATTCTCTACGCCCTACGGACGAGTGCGTCCCCGAGGGGAAGAAGCGGTTGAACCTCGAACGACCAGTTCCGGCATGAACACGAATTCGCTGTGCGGAGCGGGAGTGCCACCGATCTCCTCGAGGAGTGTACGCACCGCCGCCTGCCCCATGGCGGGAACGGGCTTACGCACCGTGGTCAGCGGCGGATCGGTGAAAGCGATCAGCGGGGAGTCGTCGAATCCGACCACCGAGATGTCGTCCGGGACCTCGAATCCGCGCTGCCGCGCCGTCCGTATCGCCCCCAGGGCCATCATGTCGCTCGCGCACACGACGGCCGTGCAGCCCCGGTCGAGCAGTGCGGACGCGGCGGCCTGGCCGCCTTCCAGCGTGTACAGCGAGTGCTGGACCAGCTCCGACTCGATCTCCTCGGGAGGCAGTGCCAGCTGGTCCCGCACCGTGCGTACGAAGCCCTCGATCTTCCGCTGTACGGGCACGAACCGCTTGGGACCCAGGGCGAGTCCGATGCGTGTATGACCCAGGGAGACGAGGTGGGTGACCGCGAGGCGCATCGCGGCCCGGTCGTCCGGCGAGATGAAGGGCGCCTGCACCTTGGGGGAGAAGCCGTCGACCAGCACGAACGGCACGCCCTGGGCCCGCAGCTGTTCGTAGCGCTGCATGTCGGCCGAGGTGTCCGCGTGCAGGCCCGAGACGAAGATGATGCCGGAGACCCCGCGGTCCACGAGCATCTCCGTCAGCTCGTCCTCGGTGGAACCGCCCGGCGTCTGGGTGGCGAGGACCGGCGTATACCCCTGCCGGGTCAGGGCCTGCCCGATGACCTGGGCGAGCGCGGGGAATATCGGGTTCTCCAGCTCCGGCGTGATCAGCCCGATCAGGCCCGCGCTGCGCCGGCGCAGCCGCACCGGACGTTCGTAGCCGAGCACGTCGAGTGCGGCAAGCACTGACTGGCGGGTGGCACCGGCGACGCCGGGCTTGCCGTTGAGCACCCGGCTGACCGTCGCCTCGCTGACCCCCGCCTGCGCTGCGATGTCGGCCAGTCGCGCGGTCACAGGATTGGACTGTACCGGTCACATCTCAGGCTGCCCACCAGACCGTTGAATCCGCGGGCAGGATCGTCCCGTCGGTGCCGGACGCCGTCTCGGCGCTCGCCACGAGCACGGTGCCGGGGGAGGGGACCGTGACCGGACCGGCGGTGAGGTTCACCGTGCAGACCACCGAACCCCGCGGGGTCGTACGGCGGAAGGACAGCACGCCCTCGGGGGCGTCGAGCCACTCCACGCCGCGGCCCGCGCCCAGAGCCGGGTGCTCGCGGCGCACGGCAAGCGCGCGGCGGTAGAACTCCAGAGTCGATGCGGGATCGCCCTCCTGCGCCCGCACCGAGAGGTCCTGCCACTCCTCGGGCTGCGGCAGCCAGCTCGGTCCGCCCTCGACGGGACCGAAGCCGAACGGCGCCCGCTCCCCGGACCACGGCAGCGGCACCCGGCACCCGTCCCGCGTCCCGTCCTGCCCCGTGCTGCGGAAGAACGCCGGGTCCTGGCGCACCTCGTCCGGCAGTTCGGTCACCTCGGGCAGACCGAGCTCCTCGCCCTGGTAGATGTACGCCGATCCCGGCAGCGCCAGCATCAGCAGCGTGGCGGCCTTCGCCCGGCGCAGGCCGCGCGCCGCGTCCCCGTCGGCGAAGCGGGTGGAGTGGCGCACGACGTCGTGATTGGAGAGCACCCAGGTGGCGGGCGCCCCCACGGCGTTCATCGCGGCGAGGGAACGGTCGACGACGGCACGCAGCGCCGCCGCGTCCCAACCAGTCGTCAGATACTCGAAGTTGAAGGCCTGGTGCAGCTCGCCCGCGCGCAGGTACCGCGCGCTGCGCTCCACCGTCGGCGTCCACGCCTCGGCCACGGCGATCCGGTCGCCCGGGTACTCGTCGAGGATCCGGCGCCAGTCGCGGTAGATCTCGTGCACGCCGTCCTGGTCGAAGTAGGGGACGGCCTGCTTGCCGAGCAGCTTCACCTGCTCCTCGTGGCCGATGTCGGGCAGGCCCGCCGCCTTCACCAGGCCGTGCGCCACGTCGATGCGGAAACCGTCGATGCCGAGGTCGAGCCAGTAGCGCAGGATGGAGCGGAACTCGTCGTGCACCGCCGGATGTTCCCAGTTGAAGTCGGGCTGCTCGGGCGCGAAGAGATGGAGGTACCACTCGCCGTCCGCGACCCGCGTCCAGGCGGGCCCGCCGAAGACGGACTCCCAGTCGTTGGGCGGCCGCCGGCCGTCGTCGCCCTTGCCGGGCCGGAAGTGGAAGCGCTCGCGCAGCGGCGACCCCGGGCCCTCGCGCAGCGCCCGCTGGAACCACTCGTGCTGGTCCGAGCAGTGGTTGGGCACCACGTCGACGATCACGCGCAGGCCGAGCGCGTGCGCCTCCCGTACGAGGTCGTCGGCGTCCGGCAGTGTGCCGAACATGGGGTCCACCGCGCGGTAGTCGGCCACGTCGTACCCGGCGTCGGCCTGCGGGGACGCGTAGAAGGGGGACAGCCAGACGGCGTCCACGCCGAGCCGTTCCAGGTGGGGCAGGCGGGCCGTGATGCCCGGCAGATCGCCCATGCCGTCGCCGTTCCCGTCGGCGAAGCTGCGCGGATACACCTGGTAGATGACGGCATCACGCCACCACTCGTGGCGCGTGGAGTCGTCGTCCGGGGCGTCTGCGGGAAGGGCGGCGGTGACGTGCTGGGTCATGAGGTCCCTCAGGAGTACGGGGGCGGGCGGCACTCCGTTGAACGCCCCGTGGAAGGCGAAGGTCACGACGATGGCCCCGCCGTGCTCCCCGTCCGGGCCGAAGCCGGAAATTCTACTGGCAGGCAAGTGGAACGTGCGGCGAGTTCGACGACCTCCACCGTTCCGGGTCGTACTGCCGCCGTCTGCTCCCGGGGTGCCCGGCCGCGCGCTAACTTGAGGAGGCAGGCACGAGCCGGCCTGCGCCGTTCCGCGCCGAGGGGCTGTCCCGCGTGAGCGTCAAGGGCAAGGCAGTGAGCACGGTCAGCACGGTCCTCGTGGTCGACGACGTGCCCGCGAGCAGGTACGCGCTCAGCGCCGTCCTGCGCAGGGACGGCCACCGCGTCCTGCTCGCCGCGAGCGCGAGCGAGGCACTCATCGAACTCGACGTGCGGATGCGGGCCGGGGACCTGCCGGACGTGGCCCTCGTCGACGTCGGCCTCCCGGACATGAGCGGCTATGAACTCTGCCGCCGCATCAAGCAGCTGCCGCCCATCGCCGGTCTGCCCGTCGTCCACTTCTCGGCGGCGTCCCGCCCGCCCGCCGACCGGTGCCGGGGGCTCGACGCGGGCGGCGAGTCCTATCTGACGGTGCCCGCCGAACCCGAGGAGATCCAGGCGGTCGTACGGGCCGCCGCGCGCGGGGCACGTACCCGCAGCGACGCCCAGCTGCGTGCCGGACGCCTCGCGTTGCTCGCGGGGACGATCCTGGCCGTGCAGTCCGCGCGCTGTCTCGGCGAGCTGGCGGACGCGGCGGCCACCGGTGCGGAGCGGCTGACCGAATGCCCCGCGACGGTGTTCGTGCTCGGCGTGGGCGGCGAGATCCACCGGGGGCTCTCCCGGCGCGGAGCCGTCGCTTCGCTGCCGGACCACGGTGCGCACGAAGCGGTGGCCCGGCTGATGCGGCGCGTCATGTCGGGGCGTTCGGGCGTGCGCCACACCCTCGTGCCCGCCCCGCTGTGGCCGTCGGGGTTCTTCCGCTCGGTGGGCGCCACCGGACAGTGGGGCGACGGGACGCCGGAGGAGGCCGACCTCGTCCTGGCCCGGCTGCGCGAAGGGCGCACGCTCGTGTGCCTCGCGACGCCCGCGTACCGGGAGGGTCTCCCCGACGAGACGGGGCACCTCGTCGAGCGGCTCGCGCACGCCACCGCGCTGGCCGCGGAACCGCTGGTGATGTACGAGGAGGAGCGCCACGTCGCACTGACCCTGCAACGCAGCTTCCTGCCGTCGAAGTTGCCGGAGCTGCCCGGCACGGACGTCGTCGTCCGCTATGAACCCGCGTCGCGCCAGACGGAGATCGGCGGAGACTTCTACGCGGCGCTGCCGACGCCGGACGGTGTCCTGGCCGGCATCGGTGACGTCGTCGGGCACTCCCTGGAGGCGGCCACCGTGATGGTCGAGATCCGGCACGCGCTGCGCGCGTACTGCGTCGAGGACGCCGACCCCGGCGCGCTCGCCCGACGCCTCGACCGGATGCTGCAGCAGTACTACCCGGGCGTGACGGCCACGATGTGCCTGAGCCTGGTCGATCCGGCCACCGGACACACCCGGATCGCCAACGCGGGGCACATCCCGCCGCTCGTGGTGCGGGACCGCGGCACGGCCGCGTACGTCGACGTGCGGGGGCCGCTGCTCGGCCTCGGTCTCGACCGGCCGCGGCCGAGCGAGATCCGCCTGGGCCGGAACGAACGCCTGCTGATGGTCACGGACGGGCTCATCGAGACGCGGGGCACGGACCTGGCGGTGTCGATGGAGCAGCTGCGGATCGCCGCGGCGGGCGCGCCACGCGGCGTCGCCGACCTGTGCGACACGCTCCTCGCGTGCTTCGGGCACGAACGCGAGGACGACATCGCGCTCCTCGCGCTGCGCAGGAAGAACTGACTCCGCACCGCGCGACACCGTGCGGCACACCGCCAAAAAACCGCCGCAGAGATCTGTACCCACACGCCTACCCGTCAGTACATTGACGCCATGTCTAATACGCAGAGCCGGGAGCCGAAGCCCGTCGCCTCCGAGCACATACCGCTCAAGGCGCGCAAAGTCTCCTTCTCCTGGGAGGACACCCCGCTGCACTGGGTGCCGGGCGACCCCTTCGCCACGCACACGATCAACGTGCTGCATCTGCTGCTCCCCGCGGGCGAACGCTGGTTCGTCCACGTGTACAAGCAGGTCCTGCCGTACATCAGGGACGACCGGCTCCGCGAGGACGTGATCGGCTTCATCGGCCAGGAGGCCATGCACGCGCAGGCCCACGACGAGGTCCTGCCGCACCTCAAGGAGCAGGGCCTGGACCCCACGCCCTACACCGCCCAGGTCGACTGGCTCTTCGAGAAGATGCTCGGTGACCGGACGCTGCCGCCCGGCAAGGCCCGCAAGTGGTGGCTGATGGAGCGCGTCGCGATGATCGCGGCCATCGAGCACTACACCGCCTTCCTCGGCAACTGGGTCCTGAACGCGGCCGAGCTGGACCGCAGGGGCGCCGACCCGACGATGCTGGATCTGCTGCGCTGGCACGGCGCGGAGGAGGTCGAGCACCGCTCCGTCGCCTTCGACCTCTTCATGCACGTCGACGGCAGCTATCGCCGCCGCGCACGCACCTGGGCCACGGCCTTCACCGCCCTGGTCTTCCTCTGGCAGCGCGGCGCACGCTTCTTCATGGAGAACGACCCGACGCTCATCGGCGGCAAGGCGTCGTTCAAGGACTTCTACCAGGGCGGCAAGCAGGGCACGCTGCCCACGACGCCGGACATGATCCGCTCCATCCCCCGCTATCTGAGCCGCGCCTACCACCCCTCCCACGAGGGCAGCACCGCCCAGGCCGTCGCCTACCTCGCCTCCTCCCCGGCGGCCACCGCCGCCGAGACCGCGACGGAATCGCTGCCGAAGGGAGCGCACTGACATGCCCCGCATCCGCACCGTCCTGCTCGTCACGGGCGCCGCCCTGCTCGCCAAGCGGGCCATGCGGCGCCGCATCGACGCCTCACCGCTGTGGCCGCTGCCCGCCCTGGAGGAGCCGGTGTCGGGCCGCCCGCGCTCGCGCGCGCTGCGTCTTCTCGTCACCCGGCACGAGACGGTCGCCGACGGGGTCGTCCAACTGCGCCTGGAGGGCGACCGGTTGCCCGCCTGGAAGCCGGGCGCCCATCTGGACCTGGTCCTTCCCTCGGGGCTCGTCCGCCAGTACTCGCTGTGCGGGGACCCGGAGGACACCTCCTCGTACACCGTCGCCACCCGCCTCATCGGCCCGGAGCAGGGCGGGCGCGGCGGTTCGCGCGAGGTGCACGAGCAGCTCCAGGAGGGCGCGGAGGTCGAGGTGCGCGGCCCGCGCAACCGCTTCCCGCTGGCCGAGGCCGACGCGTACGTCTTCGTGGCGGGCGGCATCGGCATCACCCCGATCCTCCCCATGCTGCGGGAGGTCGAGGCGGCGGGCCGCTCGTGGCGGCTGCTGTACGGGGGCCGCTCCCGGGCCTCGATGCCGTTCCTGGAGGAAGTGGAGAAACTGGCGGGCACGACGGCGGGCCGGGTCACGGTCGTCGCGGAGGACGAGGGCGGACGCCCGGACCTCACCGCCTTCCTCGCGGACCTGGCGCCCTCCGCCGCGGTCCATGTCTGCGGCCCCGAGGGCCTGATGGAGGCGGTCGCGGCGACGCTGCCCGAAGGCGCCGCACTGCACCTGGAGCGCTTCACGCCGCACACCTCCACGGAGGGCAACGGCACCTTCGAGGTGGAACTGCGCCGCAGCGGACGGACCCTCTCCGTGGCCGCGGACACCACGGTCCTGTCCGCGGTGCGCGCGGAGCTGCCCAACACCGCGTACTCCTGCGAGCAGGGATTCTGCGGAACCTGCCAACAGCGCGTCCTGGAAGGGGAGATCGACCACCGGGACGAACTGCTCACGGACGCCGAGCGCGCGGACTCGATGCTCATCTGTGTGTCGAGGGCGGGCGGTGACCGAATCGTCCTGGACATGTGAGACATGTGAACGGTTGGTGCGCACCGGCCCCCTTGGACGGCTGGATCTGCTCGGTAAGGTGTTCGTATGACTACCGGGGTGCGCCGCAGAATGGGTGTCGAGGAGCGGCGGCAGCAATTGATCGGGGTCGCGCTCGACCTGTTCAGCCACCGCTCGCCCGACGACGTGTCGATCGACGAGATAGCAGCGGCCGCGGGCATCTCGCGACCGCTGGTCTACCACTACTTCCCGGGCAAACTCAGCCTGTACGAAGCGGCGTTGCAGCGGGCGGCCGACGACCTCGCCGACCGCTTCGTGGAACCGATGCAAGGCCCGCTGGGGGCGCGCCTGCTGCGGGTGATGGGCCGCTTCCTGGACTTCGTGGACGGCCACGGCCCCGGCTTCTCCGCGCTGATGCGCGGCGGGCCCGCCGTAGGCTCGTCCACCACCAACGCGCTGATCGACTCGGTGCGGCAGGCGGCGTACATCCAGATCCTCGCGCACCTCGGCGTCACCGACCCGCCCGCCAGGCTCGAACTGGTGGTGCGCTCCTGGATCTCGCTCGCCGAGTCCACGGCGCTCATCTGGCTCGACGGACGCCGCATCCCGCGCGCCGAGCTCGAACTGCAGCTCGTGCACGACTTCGCCGCGCTCGCCGCCGTGAGCGCCGCCTACGACGAGGAGATGGCCGCGATCCTGCGCCGCATCCTCGTCGAGGAGCCGCCGGAGGGCCCGTTCGCCGAGCTCATCACCCGCCTGATCGCACTGATGCCGCAGGAGCAGAGCAGTTGACCCACCGCCTGGCCGACGAGAAGGACATCCCCACCCTCGTCGCCCTCTACGACGGTGCCGCGCACTGGATGCGGGCCCGGGGGATCGACCAGTGGAAGCCCGGCGAGAAGGGCGCGGAGCACTTCCGCGGGCGGATCGCCTCGGACGAGGTCTGGCTCGCGTACGACGGCGAGATGGTCGCAGGGGCGTACGAGGTGTGGTGGGCCGACGAGCCCGCCTGGGGCGAACAGCCTCCCGTCGCGGGCTATGTGCACCGCCTGATGACACGGCGCGGCGCCCCGGCGGGAACGGGCCGCGCGATGCTGGCGCGCGCGGAGCGGCGGATCGCCGAGGCGGGCCGTGAGCGCTGCCGCCTGGACTGCGTGTCGTCCAACCCGCGGCTTAGGGACTACTACGAGGCCGCGGGCTACGAGGTCGTGGGGGAGCTGCCGGGGAAGGTGGCGGCGGACGGGAGCACGTACGGCGTGCTGCTCCTGGAGAAGGACCTGCGGGAGCTGGACCCGTCCGGCGCCTGACGGATCACCGCAGCGTCGACACCTTCGAGCCGTCCGCGAGCCGCCCGGTCAGCCCGGCGCGCGCGCCCTGCCGCAGGGGGGCGGCCACGGTGTTGCCGGGAATCTGGGACCCGCCGGACGCCCTGACCGAGACGACGTCCTTGCTGCCGCCGCCCAGCAGGTACCAGTTCCCGCCCCGGGACTTCCACCGCACTCCCGCGAGCACCGACGGCTCCCGAGCCCCGCACGCCGCGGAGTCCTCGGCCTTCGCAGCGACCGCCGCGGCGCCCGCCGCCTGGAACTGCGCGAGGGCCCGGCCTCCGTCGCCCCGCCAGGTGTCGGCGCGCGTGCAGAGCCAGACCGCGGGGCCGTTCGCCTCGGGCAGCGCCTGACGGGCGTACTGCCAGGAGTTCACGGAGCGCACGCCGTTCGAGCGCGCGTCGGTGAGCGAGCAGGCGGCCGACGACCAGTTCGCGGCCGTGGCCTCGCGCGGAGCCTGCGGGCGGCCCGCGGTGAGATGGGCGGGGACGAGCTCGCCGAGGTCGGTGGAGAGTCGATTCGCCCCGGAGTCGTCCCGCAGCTGCAGAGCGTTCCAGGAGGTGCACGCGCGGGCCTGCGCCGGACTGGCGAACGGCTGCGTGACACCGTCGCCGTCCCGCTTCAGGGCGTCGGCGCTCTTCTCCGGCTTCAGCAGGTCGCGTACGGCGACAGCACCCACCCAGGGCGCGGTCAGGTACCGGACGTTGCCGTCGACGCGGTTCACCACCACGGCGCCCGCCTCGGCGGCCGTCGCGCCGTCCACGCGCGCGAAGTCGAGCGCGGCTCCGCTGGTGCCGTCCTTGGGCTCGGCATACCGCACGATGCGCAGTCCGTCGTACAGGAGCACGACCCGGGCCGCGTCGACCTCACCGGCGAAGAGCAGCTGCGCGGGGCCGGGAGGGGCGCCGGCCGCCGTGCCGGGCGTGGCGGAGACCTGCACCGATTCGCCGGGGCGGGCCCAGACGGCCAGGGCGCGCCGCAGCAGGGCGTGGTCGTCGGTGAGGGCGCCCCTGGCGGGCCACGCGGAGAAGTCGGCGCGGGCGGAATGCTTCCACGCACCGGCCGCGACCTTCGTCAACTGCCCCGGGTCGAGAGCGGCCTGCCCCGCCGGGTTCCGCGCGTAGGCGGGCGCGGCGGCCCCGTCGGGGCCCCAGCCGCCGCCCGGCAGGCCGAGCAGCGCGCCGCAGACCAGGGTGGCGGCCAGCGCGATGCCCGCGGCCTTCATGTGCTGCCTGCGGCGCATCAGGTCGGTGGGCCGCGCCTGCAGCGAGCAGGGGTCGAACTCGGGGGACCTGAGCAGGTCGTACGCCGCGTCCACCCCGTCGACCTGGGCGAGGGCCGCCGCCGGGTCGTCGACTCCGGCGGCGGCGAGCACCTTGCGTACGTCCCCGTCGGGGAGGCGCTCAAGACCGCGCAGCACGTACGCGGCCCGAGCGGGGCCCGAGAGTGCCGCGAGCCTCTGGTCGAGGGCGAGTTCGTCGGCGCCCCCCGACCGCGGAAAGAGCCGGAGCCCCCAGACCTGCGGAAGCAGCGGGGGCAGCTGTGAGCGCTTGGGCCAGGCCTTGCGCCGCAGCGGAAGCCCCGCGTCAAGCGCCGTGCGGACGACGCGCAGCCGTACGTACGCGTATCCGGGGTCGCCGTTGCGCCCTTCCCCCGAACGCTGCTCCGGGATGACCTCCGCGTCGCCCGGCCTGCTGTTGCGGGGCAGTGCGCGCTGGGTCAGGGCGTGGGCGGTCAGGACCCGCCGGTTGCGCCCGAGGCTGGGCGGCAGCACCAGATAGGCGAGCCGCACCAGGCGCGGGTAGTGCTCGACGAGGGCGGCCTCGGCCTGCTCGACATCGACGACGGCGGAGAGATCCTGGGGCGGGGAGGGGGACTTCACATTCGACGACACGTTCAGCAAAACGAGCGAATCGTCGGATGGTCACCTCTCCGTGAGCTGTCGAGCATAGTTTCCCATCGACCGCTGGTAGCGGGGGAGGTGGGCCGCGAGGGCCTCCAGGACCAGGGCCAGGCCCTCGCGCTCGCGGCCGAGGCTGGCGAGGCAGAGGGCCAGGGTGGCGCGGACGGCATCGTCCAACTCGTCGCTGGGAGCGCCGAGTTCACGTTCCAGCAGCGCGACGCCCTCCTCCGCCTGCCCGATGTTCCGCAGGGAGCTGCTGAGTTGGATGACGGTGCGCCGCCGCCGATACCCGTCGAGCCCCTTCGCCAGGGCCTCGCGGTACAGGGGTACGGCGCGGTCCGAGTGTCCGGTGGAGTCGAACGCGCAGGCCCGCTCGAACGGCCCGATGGGGCTGTCGGCGGGCAACTCCTCGACAAGCGAGTCGATGACTTTCCGGAATTCCTCGCCCCGGTCGTCGTACGCCTCCACCGTGGCCCACGCTTCGGCCACCCGCTGCTCCCACGCAATATCCATGGCCACACTGTCGCACAGCGTTACGCGTCGGTGCGGTGCACCAACCCCTCAGGCCACCCCCCACCCACTGAACGACACGGTCCCCCGCTCCCCGTCGCCCCCATTGGTCGCACTCATGAACAGCCCCACATCCTGCGCCGCCGCGACCCCCGCCACCGGAACACTCGCCACGACTTGCCAGTTGGCGCCCCCGTCCGTCGAGCAGGAGCCCGTCAGGGTGTCGCCCGACCGGGACAGCCGCAGCAGTACCGGAGCCTTGAGTCCCGTGATGCGCTTGTACGTGTCCAGGGTTCCGTCGCCCGTGGTGTCGTAGGACAGGACCACCCCGTTCGAAGGGGTGACCGCCAAGTTGACGAAGCCCGGGGAGCCCGGCACCTCCATGGCGTTGCGGGCGATCAGGCCCGCCCTGGCCCAGGGGCCCGTGACCGCCTGGGTGTCGACCCGGACCGTCACCGAGACGCCGCTGCGCAGCGCGCCCTCCCGGTACAGCGTGCCGAACTCGGTCGTCCCCTTCCACAGGTCCGCACCCGCCCCGTCGATCGCGTACCGCCCGTCCAGTTCGCCGAACACCGCGGCGTTGTTCGAGTAGCGGTGCCACCCCGCTCCCACCGGGCCCGCCTCGTAGAGCACCCCCTCGTGCACGGCCTCCACCCGCCGCTCGCCCGCGGGGCCGTACCGCACGGCGATCTCGTACGGAAGCGGCCGCAGCGGACGGTCCAGCGGGGTGTCCGGCGCGCTCGCCCGCCACGCCACCTTTCCCGTGCCCGCCGGAGCGACCCGGGGCAGCGACACCGGACCGGAAGGCTCCGCGTCGATCCCGGTCAGCCGGAAGTCGACGCGGCCCGTGGCCCGCAGTCCGTTGACGTTGCGGAACACCGCCTCGACACGTGCGTGCCCGCCGGGCGGAAGCGACGCCGGGTCGGCGGTGACCTTCAGGGACCCCTGGTAGGGGGCCCGGGCCAGCACCTCCCGTACCCGTGCGGCCGTCCGGTACGTGTCGCCGGTTCCCCGCAGCGGATAGTCCTTGCGCTCCCGCGTCCACGGCTCCTCCACCGCGAACCAGTCCACCGCCTTCGGCTCCCGCCCCGCGGTCAGCGCGTCGGACAGCTCGTCGAGCCACTTCTGCCAGCGGGGCACGTAGAAGTCGGCCATCAGACCGGACCACTCACGGTTGCCGTACTCGTGCAGCTTCCCGCCGTCGGACGTCGACCGGCCGCCCCACACCGTGATCAGCACCTTGGCGGTCCGCTCGAACTCCGCGCGCTCCGCCTCGCTCGTGCCCATCCTGCGCGCCGACTCGACCCAAGGGCCCAGCAGGAAAGCCGGGTTGGTCCCCGTCAGCTCGTCCGAAAGACGCATCAGCCGCAGCCACAGCGTCGACAGCGTGCGGAAGGTGTCCGCGTCCCCGCGCCGGTACGCGCTCCGCAGCTGCGGCAGCAACTGCCGGCTCCGGTGCGCGAGCGCCTGCCGGGCCACGTCCACCAGGTCGTACCGGTACGCGGCACTGCCCCGCAGTGCCCCACGCACCCCGAGGAGCCCGGCGAACGCCGCGTCGAACCGGCCGGGGTCGTAGGCCAGGGCACGCGGCGCGTACTCGGCGGCGCGGTTCGCCGCCAGGTCGGGGCGTGCCGCGAAGAGTGAGTCGTGCGGGTCGCTCCGCTCGACGGCGTTGTGCTGGTAGGCGGTGTCGTACAGTGCCCGCCAGGCCCGCAGCGCGTCGGCGTCACGGCCGCCGTAGCGGAAGCCCGCGTAGCCGTCGAACCAGGATTTCAGGTCCAGTTTCTCGTCCGACCAGGCGAGTTCGGAGAAGAGCTCGAAGGCGGCCGGGTCCCGGTCCGTCGCCTCCGGCATGAACGCCGTGCCCACGAGCGCGCTGCCGCCCTTGTCCCGCCACGCGAAGAACTTGTCGTTCCAGATGTGGGCGCGGGCGCCGATCGTCGTACGGCCCCCAAAGTTCGGGATGGTCCCGAACGCGTACGGCGTGCCGCCCCAGTCCTTCTCGCGGTCGGTGACGCTCTTGAACCGGTCGGAGACCCCGTCCACGATCAGCATCCGCCGCCGGTCGATCGCGTCGAGCAGCTCGGGCAGCGGATTGGCCTCCCAGCCGAGGATCACCCAGGTCGCACCGGGGCGGGCCTTGCGCAGGGCCGCCTCCACGCCCCGCGCCGCGTCCGGCACCGGGACGTCCCCGGCCGTGCCGCCCTCGTGCAGCAGGTCCATCTTGAAGTTCTCGGCGGCCCCGAAGAGCTGCTCCTGGTGCCGGTAGAAGGAACCGGCGACCTTCGCGAAGGACGCGGTGCGGGGGTCAAGCCAGTCGGGCCGCTTGAACCCGTGCCAGGTGCCCTGCGGCACCACTCGCGCGTCCCCGCCGTTGCGCGCCACGAAGCCGTCGGGAACGTGCCCGTAGTAGCCGGGAAGCACCGGCGCCATGCCCAGCGAGCGCAGCCGGTCCACGATCTTGCGTCCCAGCTCTGCCCGGTCCGCGATGACCTCGGGGGACAGCGGCCCGCCGTACCCCGAGAGGTTCTGCAGCAGCCACCACGCCTGGTGCGACGGCGCGGGCAGCCAGGCGCGGGCCTCCGCGTCGCTGTAGCCGAAGTCCTTGAGCACCCGGTGGTAGACGGCCTCCGCCCCGGCGATCACCAGGACCTCGTTGCAGCCGTGCAGGGCGAGGATGTCGATCATCCGTTCCCAGTACGCCCAGTCGGCGTACGGCGCGGTGTAC
This Streptomyces sp. NBC_01283 DNA region includes the following protein-coding sequences:
- a CDS encoding 2Fe-2S iron-sulfur cluster-binding protein, with the translated sequence MPRIRTVLLVTGAALLAKRAMRRRIDASPLWPLPALEEPVSGRPRSRALRLLVTRHETVADGVVQLRLEGDRLPAWKPGAHLDLVLPSGLVRQYSLCGDPEDTSSYTVATRLIGPEQGGRGGSREVHEQLQEGAEVEVRGPRNRFPLAEADAYVFVAGGIGITPILPMLREVEAAGRSWRLLYGGRSRASMPFLEEVEKLAGTTAGRVTVVAEDEGGRPDLTAFLADLAPSAAVHVCGPEGLMEAVAATLPEGAALHLERFTPHTSTEGNGTFEVELRRSGRTLSVAADTTVLSAVRAELPNTAYSCEQGFCGTCQQRVLEGEIDHRDELLTDAERADSMLICVSRAGGDRIVLDM
- a CDS encoding TetR/AcrR family transcriptional regulator, with protein sequence MTTGVRRRMGVEERRQQLIGVALDLFSHRSPDDVSIDEIAAAAGISRPLVYHYFPGKLSLYEAALQRAADDLADRFVEPMQGPLGARLLRVMGRFLDFVDGHGPGFSALMRGGPAVGSSTTNALIDSVRQAAYIQILAHLGVTDPPARLELVVRSWISLAESTALIWLDGRRIPRAELELQLVHDFAALAAVSAAYDEEMAAILRRILVEEPPEGPFAELITRLIALMPQEQSS
- a CDS encoding N-acetyltransferase family protein: MTHRLADEKDIPTLVALYDGAAHWMRARGIDQWKPGEKGAEHFRGRIASDEVWLAYDGEMVAGAYEVWWADEPAWGEQPPVAGYVHRLMTRRGAPAGTGRAMLARAERRIAEAGRERCRLDCVSSNPRLRDYYEAAGYEVVGELPGKVAADGSTYGVLLLEKDLRELDPSGA
- a CDS encoding alpha-N-acetylglucosaminidase, encoding MTDPSRRSVLGTAGAIGLGAAVGGVAVPSHAAEGPVRGPAVALDTDSARSALNRLLPHHAEQFRLRLVPAKGGTDRFRVSGTTGRIDVSGTTPAVLLTGVHWYLKYVCGAHVAWNGSQLDLPDRLPAPSGPLERSTSLPHRFALNDTNDGYTAPYADWAYWERMIDILALHGCNEVLVIAGAEAVYHRVLKDFGYSDAEARAWLPAPSHQAWWLLQNLSGYGGPLSPEVIADRAELGRKIVDRLRSLGMAPVLPGYYGHVPDGFVARNGGDARVVPQGTWHGFKRPDWLDPRTASFAKVAGSFYRHQEQLFGAAENFKMDLLHEGGTAGDVPVPDAARGVEAALRKARPGATWVILGWEANPLPELLDAIDRRRMLIVDGVSDRFKSVTDREKDWGGTPYAFGTIPNFGGRTTIGARAHIWNDKFFAWRDKGGSALVGTAFMPEATDRDPAAFELFSELAWSDEKLDLKSWFDGYAGFRYGGRDADALRAWRALYDTAYQHNAVERSDPHDSLFAARPDLAANRAAEYAPRALAYDPGRFDAAFAGLLGVRGALRGSAAYRYDLVDVARQALAHRSRQLLPQLRSAYRRGDADTFRTLSTLWLRLMRLSDELTGTNPAFLLGPWVESARRMGTSEAERAEFERTAKVLITVWGGRSTSDGGKLHEYGNREWSGLMADFYVPRWQKWLDELSDALTAGREPKAVDWFAVEEPWTRERKDYPLRGTGDTYRTAARVREVLARAPYQGSLKVTADPASLPPGGHARVEAVFRNVNGLRATGRVDFRLTGIDAEPSGPVSLPRVAPAGTGKVAWRASAPDTPLDRPLRPLPYEIAVRYGPAGERRVEAVHEGVLYEAGPVGAGWHRYSNNAAVFGELDGRYAIDGAGADLWKGTTEFGTLYREGALRSGVSVTVRVDTQAVTGPWARAGLIARNAMEVPGSPGFVNLAVTPSNGVVLSYDTTGDGTLDTYKRITGLKAPVLLRLSRSGDTLTGSCSTDGGANWQVVASVPVAGVAAAQDVGLFMSATNGGDGERGTVSFSGWGVA
- a CDS encoding tetratricopeptide repeat protein produces the protein MDIAWEQRVAEAWATVEAYDDRGEEFRKVIDSLVEELPADSPIGPFERACAFDSTGHSDRAVPLYREALAKGLDGYRRRRTVIQLSSSLRNIGQAEEGVALLERELGAPSDELDDAVRATLALCLASLGREREGLALVLEALAAHLPRYQRSMGNYARQLTER